In Artemia franciscana chromosome 4, ASM3288406v1, whole genome shotgun sequence, a single window of DNA contains:
- the LOC136026018 gene encoding uncharacterized protein LOC136026018 translates to MEPFSEQKLEKRLQNLKDTQESIQSLSGWCLQYKTHAPSIVKQWLKAIRKAKVPQRLALLYLANDVLQHSRRKQLTGFLTSWYHALNEVLPVVRDEKIEKPMSRMLSIWEERQVYQPDEIKDLKNLLVETEKNEAPIDYEPSVLFKRLPEFQEIEQETDRLQKNLNEAPINISLDVDNLRSVIKEKGQSHKVLDDLNSSIKCMESVVKALDIEMGKRVMIISLLKKANSFYNHQKSEAKVVCTAYKSFAHRVKLVKLEVEKKLESVKVTSELPAIPPEPVKESLESRLLAMNDIMETKATSAKEMEEVIPPTFETTPPEPSEPFPFFPSLLSNLDPNIFNILSTAASGAPPPPPVSVADASTLDNSVDFYATNYFQPNYEEKTEEIYDPTDATYDFSEEMQELDFLDGDTDMRQRSGSRKDNINTSNLIALTSRGDDSPERLLNTLDIPALTNLKQKLRNALKQEAGDTDFGELDMDLSDDENGGKLYTPPLPPLPPHNITDSVKDVDFRTQASDIDVDDRVKDCDFRDTVNVTFTAPSYDNKFPGLDLDFMPTESLGDVDFRFSNLQSQQDYPQPQDVQQTVKFDFQSILNQPPPVSKWQESSETRFEGESYFPGFQKNTERENQLNSFIKASEIRSTQNSDQNVEPNVENIAVQAGFRCEWQEKSGQGEEPIGLFPNSSQGERPNTPSTPKFAVIGTEQPSEYNFLITPDQSAVENTWQEKPNHNLEIENIPDSHDIMTCENYPHTSSCISSVQIQPQGPFEPRIYATELKPRFPPSGLDQRWRANAEIRSSVNFQPRPGFRYTPPRVRHDFNSPYFRGNFPRPRRYPRGMRNPYP, encoded by the coding sequence ATGGAGCCTTTTAGTGAGCAGAAATTGGAGAAACGGCttcaaaatttgaaagataCTCAAGAAAGTATTCAATCACTATCTGGCTGGTGTCTTCAATATAAAACTCATGCCCCAAGCATTGTTAAACAATGGCTAAAGGCTATACGTAAAGCCAAGGTTCCACAGAGGTTGGCTCTGCTATATCTTGCCAACGATGTATTGCAACACAGTCGTCGGAAGCAATTGACTGGTTTTCTTACAAGTTGGTATCATGCACTGAATGAGGTTCTTCCAGTTGTTAGAGatgagaaaattgaaaaacctATGTCTAGAATGCTTTCTATCTGGGAGGAAAGGCAAGTTTATCAACCCGACGAAATAAAGGATTTGAAAAACTTGCTAGTTGAAACGGAGAAAAATGAAGCTCCTATTGACTACGAACCTTCAGTTCTTTTTAAAAGACTTCCTGAATTTCAAGAGATTGAACAGGAGACTGATAGGcttcaaaagaatttgaatgAAGCCCCTATTAATATTTCCTTAGATGTGGATAATTTGAGATCTGTTATAAAGGAAAAGGGACAATCACACAAAGTTTTAGATGATTTGAACAGTTCCATAAAGTGTATGGAGAGTGTAGTGAAAGCTTTAGATATAGAAATGGGAAAGAGAGTTATGATCATATCCTTGCTGAAAAAGGCAAATTCATTTTATAACCATCAAAAATCAGAAGCAAAAGTAGTATGTACTGCATATAAAAGCTTTGCGCATCGTGTTAAATTAGTGAAGCTAGAAGTTGAAAAGAAGTTGGAATCAGTAAAAGTAACATCTGAATTGCCAGCAATACCACCTGAGCCTGTAAAAGAGTCCTTGGAATCCAGGCTACTTGCTATGAATGATATTATGGAAACTAAAGCAACATCCGCAAAAGAAATGGAAGAAGTTATTCCTCCTACCTTTGAAACTACACCTCCTGAACCTTCAGAACCATTCCCCTTTTTCCCAAGTTTGCTATCAAACTTGGAcccaaatatatttaatattttaagcacGGCTGCTTCTGGCGCTCCCCCACCACCGCCTGTATCTGTAGCTGATGCATCTACACTTGACAATTCGGTTGATTTTTATGctacaaattattttcaacCTAACTATGAAGAAAAGACTGAAGAGATATATGATCCCACTGATGCCACATATGATTTCTCTGAAGAAATGCAAGAGCTTGATTTTTTGGATGGTGATACAGATATGAGACAGAGGTCAGGCAGCAgaaaagataatataaatacaAGTAATCTCATTGCTTTAACCTCTCGTGGAGACGATAGTCCAGAAAGATTGCTTAATACTCTAGATATACCTGCTTTGACCAATTTGAAACAGAAACTGAGAAATGCTTTGAAACAAGAAGCTGGTGATACTGATTTTGGCGAGCTTGATATGGATCTCTCTGATGACGAAAATGGAGGAAAACTCTACACCCCACCATTGCCTCCTCTTCCACCTCACAATATAACTGATTCAGTCAAAGACGTGGATTTTCGAACTCAAGCCTCTGATATTGATGTAGATGATAGAGTCAAAGACTGTGATTTCAGAGACACAGTTAATGTAACTTTTACTGCACCATCGTATGACAATAAATTTCCGGGTTTAGACTTAGACTTTATGCCCACTGAATCACTGGGTGATGTAGATTTCCGATTTTCGAATTTGCAGTCTCAACAGGATTATCCTCAGCCGCAAGATGTTCAGCAAACTGTCAAGTTTgattttcaaagtattttaaaCCAGCCTCCTCCTGTGAGTAAGTGGCAAGAAAGCTCTGAGACCAGATTTGAAGGTGAAAGCTATTTCCCTggatttcaaaaaaatacagaaaggGAGAATCAGCTCAACTCCTTCATTAAGGCGTCAGAGATAAGATCTACTCAAAATTCAGATCAGAATGTTGAGCCTAATGTGGAAAATATTGCAGTTCAAGCTGGGTTCAGATGCGAGTGGCAAGAAAAATCTGGGCAAGGTGAAGAACCTATTGGCCTTTTCCCTAATTCTAGTCAAGGCGAACGACCCAATACACCCTCTACACCCAAGTTTGCTGTCATAGGGACAGAGCAGCCTTctgaatataattttcttatcaCTCCGGACCAGTCTGCCGTTGAAAATACGTGGCAAGAGAAACCGAACCATAAcctagaaattgaaaatattccCGATTCTCACGATATTATGACATGTGAAAACTATCCTCATACATCAAGTTGCATAAGCAGCGTTCAGATACAGCCCCAAGGCCCATTTGAACCAAGGATCTATGCCACTGAATTGAAACCTCGATTTCCACCTAGTGGGTTGGATCAAAGGTGGCGTGCAAATGCAGAAATTCGTTCTTCAGTGAATTTCCAGCCTAGGCCTGGATTTAGATATACCCCTCCTAGAGTAAGGCATGATTTCAATTCACCGTACTTCCGTGGGAATTTTCCTCGTCCCCGTCGGTATCCAAGAGGCATGAGAAACCCGTACCCTTAA